The proteins below are encoded in one region of Sedimentibacter sp. zth1:
- a CDS encoding YitT family protein, with translation MNIKRAIKEYTFVAIGTLLVAIGIFYFMAPQNLAAGGVSGFSIVLTSYIPLPISAVTLIINTILLIIGFIFIGKEFGGKTILSVVLLSFYLFLMETFFPISNPVTDEILLNLFCGIIISGGGLTIVFNQNASTGGTDIIAILLNKYLNLNIGTGMLAADAFVVGSALFTFGISKGIIGALGWFLNGLVINYFIDGLTIKKEVVIVSDKATEIKNFIFSEIDRGVTIYKAQGGYTNKPKDIVVTVVGKKEYFSLKKKLKTIDSDVFVLVRSVHEVLGHGFE, from the coding sequence ATGAACATTAAAAGAGCAATTAAAGAATATACCTTTGTGGCTATAGGAACACTACTTGTAGCCATAGGTATTTTCTATTTTATGGCACCTCAGAACTTAGCAGCTGGAGGTGTATCGGGATTTTCAATAGTCTTAACATCATATATACCTTTACCCATATCAGCGGTAACTCTTATAATTAATACTATACTACTAATAATAGGCTTTATTTTTATTGGAAAAGAATTTGGTGGTAAAACAATATTATCTGTAGTTTTATTATCTTTTTATCTTTTCTTAATGGAAACTTTTTTCCCTATCTCAAATCCTGTTACTGATGAAATTTTGTTAAATCTATTTTGCGGCATTATCATTTCGGGTGGTGGATTAACAATTGTATTTAACCAAAACGCTTCCACAGGTGGTACTGATATAATTGCAATTCTACTTAATAAATATCTTAATTTAAACATTGGAACAGGAATGCTTGCTGCAGATGCTTTTGTTGTAGGCTCCGCATTATTTACTTTTGGTATCAGCAAAGGTATTATAGGTGCATTAGGATGGTTCTTAAATGGTTTGGTTATCAACTATTTCATAGATGGTTTAACAATAAAAAAAGAAGTTGTTATTGTATCTGATAAAGCTACGGAAATTAAAAATTTTATCTTTTCAGAAATTGATAGAGGTGTTACTATTTATAAGGCACAAGGTGGTTATACAAACAAACCTAAGGACATTGTTGTTACTGTTGTCGGTAAAAAAGAATACTTCTCTTTGAAGAAAAAATTAAAAACAATAGATTCAGACGTATTTGTTTTAGTTAGAAGTGTGCATGAAGTATTAGGACATGGTTTCGAATAG
- a CDS encoding amidohydrolase → MILIKNGYIKTMSKAGDIENGQILIENGKIKAIGKDIKTTTDVEIIDAKGLLVAPGFVDGHCHIGMFEEGIGFEGDDGNEAVEPVTPQLRAIDSINPMCIAFGEALKGGVTTAVTGPGSANVIGGTFVAIKTYGKRIDNMIIKDPVAMKIAFGENPKRVYDDQHKSPSTRMATAAVLRETLFDARNYFEELEASKDDPDKKPDFDMKMEALIPVLKKEIPLKAHAHRADDIFTALRIAKEFDLDITLDHCTEGHMIADELAKENKPAFVGPTLSDKSKYELRNLTFDTPRVLVENGLKIGIITDSPVIPLQYLSLCAGLAVKAGLDEEEAWKAITINPAEIVGIADRVGSLEVGKDADIAIFEGNPLKDVDCKTKYTLIEGKVVYNN, encoded by the coding sequence ATGATATTAATAAAAAATGGATATATTAAAACAATGTCTAAAGCAGGTGATATAGAAAACGGACAAATTTTAATAGAAAATGGAAAAATAAAAGCTATAGGAAAAGATATTAAGACAACAACTGATGTTGAAATTATTGATGCTAAAGGGCTTTTAGTAGCACCTGGTTTTGTAGATGGACACTGCCATATTGGAATGTTTGAAGAAGGAATAGGATTTGAGGGAGATGATGGAAACGAAGCTGTTGAACCTGTAACACCACAGTTAAGAGCTATTGATTCTATAAATCCTATGTGTATTGCATTTGGTGAAGCCTTAAAAGGAGGAGTTACAACAGCAGTAACAGGACCTGGAAGTGCAAACGTTATAGGCGGAACATTTGTAGCTATAAAAACCTATGGAAAAAGAATTGATAATATGATAATAAAAGATCCAGTAGCGATGAAAATAGCATTTGGCGAAAATCCTAAAAGAGTTTATGATGATCAGCATAAATCTCCATCTACTCGTATGGCTACAGCTGCAGTTTTAAGAGAAACACTTTTTGATGCAAGAAACTATTTTGAAGAGTTGGAAGCCTCTAAAGATGATCCTGATAAAAAACCTGATTTTGATATGAAAATGGAAGCACTTATACCTGTTCTTAAAAAAGAAATTCCTTTAAAAGCACACGCTCATAGAGCAGATGATATATTTACAGCACTTAGAATTGCAAAGGAATTTGATTTAGATATAACACTTGACCATTGTACAGAGGGTCATATGATAGCAGATGAACTAGCAAAGGAAAATAAGCCAGCATTTGTAGGACCTACCCTAAGCGATAAATCTAAATATGAATTAAGAAATTTGACATTTGATACACCTAGAGTTTTAGTTGAAAATGGCTTGAAAATTGGTATAATAACAGATTCACCTGTTATTCCACTTCAGTATTTAAGTCTTTGTGCAGGTCTTGCAGTTAAAGCAGGTCTAGATGAAGAAGAAGCATGGAAAGCAATAACTATAAATCCAGCCGAGATAGTAGGCATAGCAGATAGAGTAGGAAGCTTAGAAGTGGGTAAAGATGCTGATATAGCAATTTTTGAAGGTAATCCTCTAAAAGATGTGGATTGTAAAACAAAATATACACTTATAGAAGGCAAGGTAGTATATAATAATTAA
- the pdaA gene encoding delta-lactam-biosynthetic de-N-acetylase, producing MILTIKKRNIVCIACTIAFTFLFAFIISVYGKDCYYTFSEETNWGLSFQNEGKTPVGNASSNYLKKFNSYFVKDTEDKTIYLTFDCGYENGFTENILDILKKHNIKATFFVVGNYLETSPDIILRMCNEGHIVGNHTYHHPDMSKISEIESFRNELKEVETKYKEITGKDMLKYYRPPQGKFSENNLKLANELEYKTIFWSLAYVDWYNNNQPSKNEAFKKLIPRMHPGAIVLLHSTSKTNSEILDELLTKWEEMGYTFKNLDEL from the coding sequence ATGATATTGACAATTAAAAAAAGAAACATAGTATGCATTGCTTGTACAATTGCTTTTACTTTTTTGTTTGCATTTATTATAAGTGTGTATGGTAAAGACTGTTATTATACATTTAGTGAAGAAACAAATTGGGGGTTAAGCTTTCAAAATGAAGGAAAAACTCCAGTTGGAAATGCATCTAGCAACTATTTAAAGAAGTTTAATTCTTATTTTGTGAAAGATACTGAAGATAAGACTATATATTTAACATTTGATTGTGGATATGAAAATGGATTTACTGAAAATATTTTGGATATTCTAAAAAAGCATAATATAAAAGCAACTTTTTTTGTAGTGGGAAATTATTTAGAAACAAGTCCAGATATTATTTTGAGAATGTGCAATGAAGGTCACATTGTAGGTAACCATACATATCATCATCCAGATATGTCTAAAATATCTGAGATAGAATCATTTAGAAATGAACTTAAGGAAGTAGAAACTAAATATAAAGAAATAACAGGAAAAGATATGTTAAAATATTATAGACCACCTCAAGGTAAATTTAGCGAAAATAATTTAAAACTTGCCAATGAATTGGAATATAAAACTATATTTTGGAGTTTAGCATATGTTGATTGGTACAATAATAATCAGCCTTCAAAGAATGAAGCATTCAAAAAATTAATTCCAAGGATGCATCCAGGGGCAATAGTGCTATTACATAGTACATCAAAAACAAATTCAGAAATTTTAGATGAGTTATTAACAAAATGGGAAGAAATGGGATATACATTTAAAAATTTAGATGAACTATAA
- the murI gene encoding glutamate racemase, translated as MNKLKNKIGVFDSGLGGISVLKELVKLMPNEEYIYYGDSLNAPYGIKSKNKILERCLKICDFLIETGVKAIVVACNTATSATIDILRQTYKDIPIIGMEPALKVAAYNKVNNNIIVMATQLTLNEEKFKLLMKMHSDKNTIIKMPCPELVEIVEHNKLDEIELVNNTINNYFKNINLEDIDSIVLGCTHFVFYKYIIKNIVFEKTNIIDGNNGTARHLKNVLRENDLLRNNKNIGNIQYFNSSSDENYIKLSKKLFSI; from the coding sequence ATGAATAAATTAAAAAACAAAATTGGTGTTTTTGATTCAGGACTTGGTGGAATAAGTGTTTTAAAAGAATTAGTTAAGCTAATGCCAAATGAAGAATATATATATTATGGTGATTCATTAAATGCACCTTATGGAATAAAAAGTAAAAATAAAATATTAGAAAGATGTCTAAAAATCTGTGATTTTTTGATTGAAACTGGAGTTAAAGCAATTGTTGTTGCATGCAATACTGCTACAAGCGCCACAATAGATATATTGAGACAAACATATAAAGATATACCAATTATAGGTATGGAACCAGCGTTGAAGGTTGCCGCATACAACAAAGTAAATAATAATATTATAGTTATGGCAACTCAATTAACATTAAATGAAGAAAAATTCAAATTATTAATGAAAATGCACAGTGATAAAAATACTATAATAAAAATGCCATGTCCGGAATTAGTTGAAATTGTAGAACATAATAAACTAGATGAAATTGAATTAGTAAATAATACAATTAATAATTATTTCAAGAATATAAACTTAGAGGATATTGATAGTATTGTTTTGGGGTGTACTCATTTTGTGTTTTATAAATATATAATTAAAAATATTGTTTTTGAAAAAACAAATATTATAGATGGTAACAATGGAACTGCAAGGCATCTAAAGAATGTTCTAAGAGAAAATGATTTGTTACGTAATAACAAAAATATTGGCAATATTCAATATTTTAATTCAAGTAGTGATGAAAATTATATAAAGTTATCCAAAAAGCTATTTAGCATATAA
- a CDS encoding YitT family protein, with the protein MFNKKTIIEYLLTAVGTSIAASGIFYFLAPESIAIGGVTGFSLVMTSYLPLPLSTVTFISNVILLILGFVFCGREFGGKTIFAVINLSLIMYIMENLFPIYGPITDETLLNLIIGVILFAAGLAIVFNQNASTGGTDILAKIFNKYFNLNFGTALLVADAIVVFMAIFTFGIKEGILGILGWFLKGLLINYFIDGFTIKKEVVIISNKSNEVKDFIFNNINRGVTVYKAEGGYTHESKDIIVTVLSKNQYFKLKKDLKTIDPSVFVLIRNVHEVFGNGFEHF; encoded by the coding sequence ATGTTTAATAAAAAAACAATAATAGAGTATCTTTTAACAGCTGTAGGTACATCAATTGCAGCATCAGGTATATTTTATTTTTTAGCACCTGAAAGTATAGCTATAGGTGGAGTTACTGGTTTTTCATTGGTAATGACAAGTTATTTGCCTTTACCTTTATCTACAGTAACATTCATATCGAATGTAATTTTACTTATATTAGGATTTGTATTTTGTGGTCGGGAGTTTGGAGGAAAAACTATATTTGCCGTTATAAATTTATCATTGATTATGTATATAATGGAAAATTTATTTCCAATTTATGGACCTATAACAGACGAAACATTATTGAACCTAATAATTGGAGTTATACTTTTTGCAGCTGGACTAGCTATAGTATTCAACCAAAACGCTTCTACTGGTGGGACTGATATTTTGGCAAAAATATTCAATAAATATTTTAACTTAAATTTCGGTACTGCATTATTGGTAGCGGATGCTATTGTTGTTTTCATGGCAATATTTACATTTGGTATAAAAGAAGGTATTTTAGGTATTTTAGGATGGTTTTTAAAAGGACTACTTATTAACTATTTTATAGACGGATTCACTATTAAAAAAGAAGTTGTTATTATTTCTAATAAGTCCAACGAAGTAAAAGATTTTATATTCAATAATATAAATCGTGGTGTAACCGTATATAAAGCAGAAGGTGGTTATACTCATGAATCAAAAGATATAATTGTTACTGTTCTTTCTAAAAATCAATATTTTAAATTGAAAAAGGATTTAAAAACAATAGACCCATCGGTATTTGTTCTAATTAGGAATGTACATGAAGTATTCGGGAATGGATTTGAACATTTTTAA
- the lgt gene encoding prolipoprotein diacylglyceryl transferase — protein sequence MCPFINILGFNISAYALCIFIGIGIGTIVAISRNKINYQQKDDIFNAILYGIIGLMIGGKILYLAINFKELLQYLKSFNENLQNLLAMMQGGFVFYSGLIGSIIAIYLYCKRYKINFWNLIDTITPSIPLAHAFGRLGCFCAGCCYGKPYPSPIGMMFNNSNVAPHGITLFPVQLLEATLNLILFIILIIYGRKKRKNGNMICFYLVAYSIIRFILEYFRYDELRGIMFGISTSQWISILIVVVVGLNFIIKHLKNRYRI from the coding sequence ATGTGTCCATTTATAAACATATTGGGATTTAATATTAGTGCATATGCACTTTGTATTTTCATTGGAATTGGTATAGGAACAATTGTTGCCATATCTCGTAATAAAATTAATTACCAACAAAAAGATGATATTTTTAATGCGATTTTATATGGAATAATAGGTCTTATGATTGGTGGGAAAATTTTATATTTGGCAATTAATTTTAAAGAGTTACTGCAATATTTGAAATCATTTAATGAAAATTTACAAAATCTTTTGGCAATGATGCAAGGTGGTTTTGTTTTTTATAGTGGCTTAATTGGAAGCATAATCGCAATTTATTTATATTGTAAAAGGTATAAAATAAATTTCTGGAATTTAATAGATACAATAACTCCATCAATTCCACTTGCACATGCGTTTGGAAGATTGGGTTGCTTTTGTGCTGGTTGTTGTTATGGAAAACCATATCCAAGTCCGATAGGCATGATGTTTAATAATTCAAACGTTGCACCACATGGTATAACTTTGTTTCCAGTTCAGCTTTTAGAAGCCACTTTAAATTTGATATTATTCATTATATTAATTATATATGGGAGAAAAAAAAGAAAGAATGGCAATATGATATGTTTTTACCTTGTAGCTTATTCAATAATTAGATTTATTTTAGAATATTTTAGATATGATGAACTAAGAGGTATAATGTTTGGTATATCAACTTCACAATGGATTAGTATACTCATTGTTGTAGTAGTTGGCTTAAATTTTATAATAAAACACCTAAAAAATAGATATCGCATATAA
- the typA gene encoding translational GTPase TypA → MKNKIINIAVIAHVDAGKSTLVDAFLQQSGVFRENQELVDCVMDSNDIERERGITIYSKNCSIMHNDIKINIVDTPGHADFSSEVERIMKTVDTVILLVDSIEGPMPQTRFVLQKSLELGLRPILFINKIDKKNNRAEEVVNMVFDLFVELDATDEQIDFPVLYGIAKNGIAQYELEDEGKDITPLFETIVKHVSPYPDKDNESLQLQVSSLAYDDYIGRLGVGRVSTGSIKEGQTVAVCKVDGTVIKQKVSGLFVYQGLKRIAVKEAVSGDIVVVAGLADISIGETICSSDNPLPMEHISIEEPTLSMNFLINTSPFVGKSGKFVTTRHLRARLNKELEVNVGLRVEELENAVDGFKVSGRGELHLSILLENMRREGYEVSVSRPEVILHREDGVVKEPVERVIISAPEEYSGTIINKLNLRKGMMESMAPDGNYIKIEYLVPTRGLLGYRTELVNDTRGQGTMVRSFDRYEKYKGEIPQRTNGVLISSDKGESIAYSLSNLEDRGILFVCPGEKVYEGMVIGMNNRDDDMTVNPCRGKKLTNTRSSSSDDSVKLAPPKVLTLEEALEFINDDELVEVTPDAIRIRKRFLSEIERRKNANKAKRAVTIE, encoded by the coding sequence ATGAAAAATAAAATTATAAATATAGCAGTAATAGCACACGTTGACGCAGGAAAATCAACTTTAGTTGATGCTTTTTTGCAACAGAGTGGTGTATTTAGAGAAAACCAAGAATTAGTTGACTGTGTTATGGATAGCAATGACATAGAACGTGAAAGAGGAATTACAATATATTCAAAAAATTGTTCAATTATGCATAACGATATAAAAATTAATATCGTTGATACACCTGGACATGCTGACTTCTCATCTGAAGTTGAGCGTATTATGAAAACTGTTGATACAGTTATTTTGTTAGTTGATTCAATAGAAGGCCCTATGCCTCAGACAAGATTTGTTTTACAAAAATCACTAGAACTTGGCTTAAGACCTATTTTATTTATAAATAAAATAGACAAAAAGAATAACAGAGCCGAAGAAGTAGTAAATATGGTATTCGATTTATTTGTAGAATTAGATGCTACAGATGAGCAAATTGATTTTCCAGTATTATATGGTATTGCAAAAAATGGTATTGCTCAATATGAATTAGAAGATGAAGGAAAGGATATCACTCCTTTATTCGAAACAATAGTAAAACATGTTAGTCCTTACCCAGACAAAGATAATGAATCTTTGCAATTACAAGTTTCTTCACTTGCTTATGATGATTATATAGGAAGACTTGGAGTTGGAAGAGTATCTACGGGTAGTATAAAAGAAGGTCAAACAGTTGCAGTTTGCAAGGTTGATGGAACTGTAATAAAACAGAAAGTTAGCGGTTTGTTTGTTTATCAAGGATTGAAAAGAATAGCTGTTAAAGAAGCAGTAAGTGGAGATATAGTAGTAGTTGCTGGTTTGGCAGACATTTCAATAGGTGAAACAATTTGTAGTAGTGATAACCCATTGCCAATGGAACACATAAGTATAGAAGAACCAACATTATCTATGAACTTTTTAATCAATACATCACCTTTTGTTGGTAAGAGTGGTAAGTTTGTAACTACAAGACACTTAAGAGCAAGACTTAATAAGGAACTTGAAGTTAACGTAGGATTAAGGGTTGAAGAACTTGAAAATGCTGTTGACGGATTTAAAGTTTCAGGTAGAGGTGAGCTACATCTTTCAATATTACTTGAAAATATGAGAAGAGAAGGATATGAAGTTTCAGTATCAAGACCTGAAGTTATACTTCATAGAGAAGATGGAGTAGTTAAAGAACCAGTTGAGAGAGTAATAATTAGTGCTCCTGAAGAATATTCAGGAACTATAATCAATAAGCTTAATCTAAGAAAAGGCATGATGGAATCTATGGCTCCAGATGGAAACTATATTAAAATAGAATACTTAGTGCCAACAAGAGGGTTATTAGGTTATAGAACAGAGCTTGTTAATGATACAAGAGGACAAGGTACAATGGTTAGAAGTTTTGATCGTTATGAAAAATACAAAGGTGAAATACCTCAAAGAACAAATGGTGTGTTAATTTCTAGTGACAAAGGTGAGTCTATAGCGTACTCATTGTCTAATCTTGAAGATAGAGGAATATTATTTGTATGTCCAGGTGAAAAAGTTTATGAAGGTATGGTTATTGGAATGAACAATCGTGATGATGATATGACTGTAAATCCTTGTAGAGGTAAAAAGTTAACTAATACTCGTTCATCTAGTTCGGATGATTCGGTTAAATTAGCTCCACCAAAAGTTTTGACACTTGAAGAAGCATTGGAATTTATCAATGATGATGAGTTGGTAGAAGTTACACCAGATGCAATTAGAATTAGGAAAAGATTCTTGAGTGAAATTGAAAGAAGAAAAAATGCAAATAAAGCAAAAAGAGCTGTAACAATAGAATAA
- the proS gene encoding proline--tRNA ligase gives MAKNKQFVKEITPMEDDFSRWYTDVIIKNELVDYSPVKGFMVIRPYGFALWEKIQEYADRRFKETGHKNCYFPLLIPESLLNKEKEHVEGFAPEVAWVTHGGNNELGERLCVRPTSETIICNMYSKWLNSYRDLPYLYNQWCSVVRWEKATRPFLRTSEFLWQEGHTLHETAEEAQTETLQMLNIYKEVAEELLAMPVVVGKKSEKEKFAGAYATYTMEALMHDGQALQAGTSHNLGQHFTKAFDITYLGRDGKQQYPYHTSWGISTRLIGGLIMVHSDNRGLVLPPRVAPTQVVIIPIAQKKEGVLEKANALYDEIKALGIRVELDDDASNSPGWKFNQYEMKGYPIRVEIGPKDIENNQAIAVRRDKLEKEIVSLDDIGDTIKSLLETMQVEMLEKARAHREAHTYYMDSYENYKKEVTEKPGFTKAMWCGCKECEEKLKEETGATIRCIPFEQEHLSDTCQFCGKEAKHMVYIARAY, from the coding sequence ATGGCTAAGAACAAACAATTTGTAAAAGAAATAACACCAATGGAAGATGATTTTAGTAGATGGTATACTGATGTAATAATTAAAAATGAGTTAGTAGACTATTCACCAGTTAAAGGTTTTATGGTTATAAGACCTTATGGTTTTGCATTGTGGGAAAAAATACAAGAATATGCAGACAGAAGATTCAAAGAAACAGGACATAAAAACTGTTATTTCCCTTTATTAATACCAGAAAGTTTGCTTAATAAAGAAAAAGAGCACGTTGAAGGATTTGCCCCAGAGGTTGCTTGGGTGACACACGGTGGTAACAATGAGTTAGGTGAAAGATTATGTGTTAGACCAACATCAGAAACAATAATTTGCAATATGTATAGCAAATGGTTAAATTCATACAGAGATTTACCATATCTATACAATCAATGGTGTAGTGTTGTTAGATGGGAAAAAGCAACAAGACCATTTTTAAGAACATCAGAATTCTTATGGCAAGAAGGTCATACTCTTCATGAAACAGCTGAAGAAGCACAAACAGAAACATTGCAAATGCTTAATATCTACAAAGAAGTAGCAGAAGAATTGCTTGCTATGCCAGTTGTAGTAGGTAAAAAAAGTGAAAAAGAAAAATTTGCAGGAGCTTATGCAACATACACAATGGAAGCATTAATGCATGATGGTCAGGCATTACAAGCTGGTACATCACATAACTTAGGACAGCATTTCACAAAAGCATTTGATATAACATACCTTGGAAGAGATGGGAAACAACAATATCCATATCATACATCATGGGGTATTTCAACAAGACTAATAGGTGGGCTTATAATGGTTCATAGTGATAACAGAGGTCTTGTATTACCACCAAGAGTAGCGCCAACACAAGTTGTTATAATACCAATAGCTCAGAAAAAAGAAGGCGTATTAGAAAAAGCCAATGCATTATATGATGAAATCAAAGCATTAGGTATAAGAGTAGAGCTAGATGATGATGCTTCAAACTCACCAGGTTGGAAATTTAACCAATATGAGATGAAAGGTTATCCAATAAGAGTGGAAATAGGACCAAAAGATATTGAAAATAATCAAGCAATAGCTGTCAGAAGAGATAAATTAGAAAAAGAGATAGTATCACTTGATGACATAGGTGATACTATAAAATCATTGTTAGAAACTATGCAGGTAGAAATGCTTGAAAAAGCAAGAGCGCATAGAGAAGCACACACTTATTACATGGATAGCTATGAAAACTACAAAAAAGAAGTAACTGAAAAACCAGGATTTACTAAAGCAATGTGGTGTGGATGTAAAGAATGTGAAGAAAAATTAAAAGAAGAAACAGGCGCAACAATCAGATGTATACCATTTGAGCAAGAGCATTTATCAGACACTTGTCAATTCTGTGGCAAGGAAGCAAAACATATGGTTTACATTGCAAGAGCATATTAA
- a CDS encoding aspartate-semialdehyde dehydrogenase yields the protein MKKFNVAILGATGMVGQEMIKILEERDFPISNLRPLASKNSSGKKILFCDKQYTVEEANENSFKNIDIVLGAVGNGLSKMLMPYAVKEGAIVIDNSSAYRLDDDVPLIIPEINEEDLKNHKGIISNPNCSTIIALVALNKLNEFSKINRIIVSTYQAVSGAGIGGINELKEQIEDLSKGITPKTNFFQYQIAYNLIPQIGSFVEDGYTQEEMKMQNEGRKILHNEELRVNCTCVRVPVFRSHSESITIETEKEISVDMAKKLLKRAEGIKLVDDKNELKYPMPLETSNQDLVYVGRIRKDISKDNSLSLWCCGDQIRKGAATNAVQIAEALITEGLV from the coding sequence ATGAAAAAATTTAATGTTGCAATACTTGGCGCAACTGGCATGGTAGGCCAAGAAATGATTAAAATACTCGAAGAAAGAGATTTTCCAATAAGTAATTTAAGACCATTGGCAAGTAAAAATAGTTCGGGCAAGAAAATTTTGTTTTGTGATAAACAATATACAGTAGAAGAGGCCAATGAAAATTCATTTAAAAATATTGACATAGTTTTGGGAGCAGTTGGAAATGGCCTTAGCAAGATGTTGATGCCATATGCTGTTAAAGAAGGTGCAATTGTTATTGACAACAGTAGTGCATACAGGTTAGATGATGATGTACCGCTAATCATACCAGAAATAAATGAAGAGGATTTAAAAAATCACAAAGGAATAATATCTAATCCAAATTGTTCTACAATTATTGCACTTGTGGCATTAAATAAATTAAATGAGTTTTCTAAAATTAATAGAATTATAGTTTCTACCTATCAAGCAGTATCGGGTGCAGGTATTGGTGGAATAAATGAACTTAAAGAGCAGATAGAAGATTTGTCAAAAGGTATTACTCCAAAGACAAATTTTTTTCAATATCAAATAGCATATAATCTAATACCTCAAATTGGTAGTTTTGTAGAAGATGGATATACTCAGGAAGAAATGAAAATGCAAAATGAAGGTAGAAAAATACTTCATAATGAAGAACTTAGAGTTAATTGTACATGTGTACGTGTGCCAGTATTTAGAAGTCATTCGGAATCTATAACTATAGAAACAGAGAAAGAAATATCAGTTGATATGGCAAAAAAACTTTTGAAAAGAGCAGAAGGAATAAAATTAGTTGATGATAAAAATGAATTAAAATATCCTATGCCACTTGAAACATCAAATCAAGATTTAGTTTATGTAGGAAGAATAAGAAAAGATATAAGTAAAGATAATTCTTTATCATTATGGTGTTGTGGTGATCAAATTAGAAAAGGTGCTGCAACCAATGCTGTTCAAATTGCTGAGGCGCTTATAACTGAAGGATTAGTATAA
- a CDS encoding HAD family hydrolase — protein sequence MKYKAIFFDRDNTLLYFNPEKFRWRNEKIKEWTGNDYNLSYDKMIEIFSRAGYPAGGIKSIEQEKLIFRNFYNELLKEFGVKNNMDEKSKILFDELWCNNNSLLFEEVVEILEYFKQRGYKLGVISDTSPSLQLTIEQAGISKYFDSYTCSDLVGVSKPDPLIYNTALKTLDVKAEESIYVDDYDVEADGARNLGFLSFHIDRSGKKETEWDIKSLKEIIYYLEEHTN from the coding sequence ATGAAATACAAAGCTATTTTTTTTGACAGAGATAACACATTACTTTATTTTAATCCAGAAAAGTTTAGGTGGAGAAATGAAAAAATCAAAGAATGGACAGGTAATGATTATAATCTGAGTTATGATAAAATGATTGAGATTTTTAGTAGAGCAGGATATCCAGCAGGTGGGATAAAAAGCATAGAACAGGAAAAATTAATATTTAGAAATTTCTACAATGAGCTTTTAAAAGAATTTGGTGTAAAAAACAATATGGATGAGAAGTCTAAAATATTGTTTGATGAGTTGTGGTGCAATAATAATAGTCTGTTATTTGAAGAAGTTGTCGAAATTCTTGAATATTTTAAACAAAGAGGGTATAAACTAGGTGTGATAAGCGATACATCACCATCATTACAATTAACTATTGAACAGGCTGGAATTTCAAAATATTTTGATAGCTATACATGCAGTGATTTAGTGGGTGTTTCGAAACCAGATCCATTAATATACAATACGGCTTTAAAAACACTAGATGTTAAAGCAGAGGAAAGCATATATGTTGATGATTATGATGTAGAAGCTGATGGGGCAAGAAACTTAGGCTTTTTATCATTTCATATTGATAGATCAGGAAAAAAAGAAACTGAGTGGGATATTAAATCTTTAAAAGAGATAATATATTATTTAGAAGAACATACAAATTAA